A genomic region of Methylobacterium durans contains the following coding sequences:
- a CDS encoding DUF4194 domain-containing protein, producing the protein MLEAFRSIVDGDEPPPPGARAPNEDELTRALQVLLKTQVIYANSPGIGRTYELARHYAPFFKDYFACLGYGFEVAHRDQMVSLRLPPEGVRHDIVSERLRKDETLVLLALRMAYEEGLRDHRVTTDGLVECTTDDIADTLRTAARIDPPEEARLIEILRLFSRRGAVRLGERDRTERITPLAVLPGIGVIAPDAWLDAIRTWAEAGEG; encoded by the coding sequence GTGCTTGAGGCCTTCCGCAGCATCGTCGACGGCGACGAGCCGCCGCCGCCCGGCGCCCGCGCCCCCAACGAGGACGAGCTGACCCGCGCCCTGCAGGTTCTCCTCAAGACGCAGGTGATCTACGCGAATTCGCCCGGGATCGGCCGCACCTACGAGCTCGCCCGGCACTACGCGCCCTTCTTCAAAGACTATTTCGCCTGCCTCGGCTACGGTTTCGAGGTGGCGCACCGGGACCAGATGGTCTCGCTTCGCCTGCCGCCCGAGGGCGTGCGCCACGACATCGTCTCCGAGCGCCTGCGCAAGGACGAGACCCTGGTGCTTCTCGCCCTGCGCATGGCCTACGAGGAGGGCCTGCGCGACCACCGCGTCACGACCGACGGGCTCGTCGAGTGCACCACCGACGACATCGCCGACACGCTGCGGACCGCCGCCCGCATCGACCCGCCCGAGGAGGCGCGCCTCATCGAGATCCTGCGCCTGTTCTCCCGCCGCGGCGCGGTGCGGCTCGGTGAGCGCGACCGTACGGAGCGCATCACCCCGCTCGCCGTGTTGCCGGGCATCGGCGTGATCGCGCCGGATGCGTGGCTCGACGCCATTCGGACCTGGGCCGAGGCGGGAGAGGGGTGA
- a CDS encoding Wadjet anti-phage system protein JetA family protein, giving the protein MLFTHLADDLFRPLASPSRAFNAALLLHLHRRVMADSVEPIRKGEILAAIGDFAAGWSPAEIADDETPLADPAERRSIIYRRFIDTGWLVERRERYVPVVDFDPEARLLLEELSRLDRGETRSYGGAVLDVLGSLESAVANPADRSEALSNAAKAARTFLGHVRSLAGSMRKIEERILREEDQRAAFRLYFEDFVERHLISDYRTLHTRFNPFRFRSAIVREAGRALRDPLLVRGLAEALVREARAPDVPSGERRIRADLAEILAVFEGLDRHLEAVDGVVARLERRIAAAVRYLDRPDSLAIERTAAALRAVGAAALPPDLPAEVSLLRPPIGEAHLFTPRSRRAPIEAEPLPEIHLDPAVEAFVIAKAEFRRRTTVTPETIATFLEVKLGRKPAIRGSQIAVDDVDEFVIFQRLREIDVLFDGTLGERYALSRAEGRVSNGWLDCPDFVVARRGMAEGAPRA; this is encoded by the coding sequence ATGCTGTTCACGCACCTCGCCGACGACCTCTTCCGCCCGCTCGCCTCGCCGAGCCGGGCCTTCAACGCGGCCCTCCTCCTGCACCTGCACCGGCGGGTGATGGCGGATTCGGTCGAACCGATCCGCAAGGGAGAGATCCTCGCCGCCATCGGCGATTTCGCCGCCGGCTGGTCGCCGGCCGAGATCGCCGACGACGAGACGCCGCTCGCCGACCCTGCCGAGCGCCGCTCCATCATCTACCGCCGCTTCATCGACACCGGCTGGCTGGTGGAACGGCGCGAGCGCTACGTGCCGGTGGTCGATTTCGACCCCGAGGCGCGCCTGCTGCTCGAGGAGCTGTCCCGCCTCGACCGCGGCGAGACCCGCTCCTACGGCGGCGCCGTCCTCGACGTGCTGGGGAGCCTGGAGAGCGCGGTGGCCAACCCCGCCGACCGCTCCGAGGCGCTGAGCAACGCGGCGAAGGCCGCCCGCACCTTCCTCGGCCACGTGCGGAGCCTCGCCGGCTCCATGCGCAAGATCGAGGAGCGGATCCTGCGCGAGGAAGACCAGCGCGCCGCCTTCCGCCTGTACTTCGAGGATTTCGTCGAGCGCCACCTGATCAGCGACTATCGGACGCTGCACACGCGCTTCAACCCGTTCCGGTTCCGCTCGGCCATCGTCCGCGAGGCGGGACGCGCCCTGCGCGACCCGCTCCTCGTGCGCGGGCTCGCCGAGGCGCTGGTTCGGGAGGCCCGCGCGCCGGACGTGCCCTCCGGCGAGCGGCGGATCCGGGCGGACCTCGCCGAGATCCTCGCGGTCTTCGAAGGGCTCGACCGGCATCTCGAGGCGGTCGACGGCGTGGTGGCCCGGCTCGAGCGCCGGATCGCGGCCGCCGTGCGCTACCTCGACCGACCGGACTCGCTCGCCATCGAGCGCACCGCCGCGGCGCTTCGCGCGGTCGGCGCCGCGGCCCTTCCGCCGGATCTGCCGGCCGAGGTGTCGCTCCTGCGCCCGCCCATCGGCGAGGCGCATCTCTTCACCCCGCGGAGCCGGCGCGCCCCGATCGAGGCCGAGCCCCTGCCCGAGATCCATCTCGATCCCGCCGTCGAGGCGTTCGTGATCGCCAAGGCGGAGTTTCGCCGCCGCACCACCGTGACGCCGGAAACGATCGCGACCTTCCTCGAGGTCAAGCTCGGCAGGAAGCCTGCGATCCGAGGTTCGCAGATCGCGGTCGACGACGTCGACGAGTTCGTCATCTTCCAGCGCCTGCGCGAGATCGACGTGCTGTTCGACGGCACGCTGGGCGAGCGCTACGCCCTCTCGCGGGCCGAGGGCCGCGTCTCGAACGGCTGGCTCGACTGCCCGGATTTCGTGGTGGCGCGGCGGGGCATGGCGGAGGGCGCTCCCCGTGCTTGA
- a CDS encoding FKBP-type peptidyl-prolyl cis-trans isomerase, with translation MPRSILNLAGAALIAMTTAANAAEYVTTPQGLKYKDEVVGTGPEPKAGQQVTVQYTGWLDESGRKGKKFDSSRDRNQPFTFTLGAGQVIQGWDLGVASMKTGGRRTLVIPADLGYGGRGAGGVIPPYATLIFDVELLGAK, from the coding sequence ATGCCCCGCTCGATCCTCAACCTTGCCGGAGCCGCGCTGATCGCCATGACCACTGCCGCCAACGCCGCCGAGTACGTCACCACGCCCCAGGGTCTCAAGTACAAGGATGAGGTCGTGGGCACCGGCCCCGAGCCGAAGGCCGGCCAGCAGGTCACCGTGCAATACACGGGCTGGCTCGACGAGAGCGGGCGCAAGGGCAAGAAGTTCGACTCCTCGCGCGACCGCAACCAGCCCTTCACATTCACCCTCGGCGCGGGTCAGGTGATCCAGGGCTGGGACCTCGGCGTCGCCTCGATGAAGACCGGCGGCCGCCGCACCCTCGTGATCCCGGCCGATCTCGGCTACGGTGGCCGGGGCGCCGGCGGTGTCATCCCGCCCTACGCCACGCTGATCTTCGACGTCGAACTCCTCGGCGCGAAGTAG